One genomic region from Candidatus Eisenbacteria bacterium encodes:
- a CDS encoding 4Fe-4S dicluster domain-containing protein, translating into MKYWRRPLDFDQIKVPRGEVRVIIDRCKGCGFCVEYCPKDVLAMSDAFNVKGYHPPKVVKEGECVNCNLCEMICPDFAIYSVALPDGLPEEEGLSAGGERAGGNGVEGEERRTRVES; encoded by the coding sequence ATGAAATACTGGCGTAGACCCCTGGATTTCGATCAGATCAAGGTCCCGCGCGGGGAGGTCCGAGTCATCATCGATCGCTGCAAGGGATGCGGCTTCTGCGTCGAGTACTGCCCGAAGGATGTCCTTGCGATGTCCGACGCGTTCAATGTGAAAGGATACCACCCGCCCAAGGTCGTGAAGGAGGGCGAGTGCGTCAACTGCAATCTGTGCGAGATGATCTGCCCCGATTTCGCAATCTACAGCGTCGCGCTTCCGGACGGCCTGCCGGAAGAGGAGGGACTTTCCGCCGGGGGCGAACGCGCCGGCGGCAATGGGGTCGAAGGGGAGGAGAGGAGGACTCGCGTTGAAAGCTGA